One part of the Candidatus Tanganyikabacteria bacterium genome encodes these proteins:
- a CDS encoding inositol monophosphatase: protein MNPFLEAAIAMCEEAGAIHARYLHQEQVISEKGVGDLVTEVDRRAEAAIIERLRALFPDHAILAEESGRHAAGEDYIWYVDPLDGTTNYAHGFPAFCVSIALLHRGRVEVAAVHAVALGELFTAARGEGAWRNGRPIRVSRVPDIARSLVATGFSPSVREDGHNIAEFVAFLHRAQAVRRPGSAALDLAFVACGRLDGFWEYRLAPWDVAAGSLLVTEAGGVVTQIDGTAFDPAGRAILASNGLVHEEMRQVLATTPNRHPHTVS, encoded by the coding sequence ATGAACCCGTTTCTCGAGGCCGCGATCGCCATGTGCGAGGAAGCCGGCGCCATCCACGCTCGCTACCTCCACCAGGAGCAGGTGATCAGCGAGAAGGGGGTCGGGGACCTGGTCACCGAGGTCGATCGGCGCGCCGAGGCGGCGATCATCGAACGGCTACGGGCGCTGTTCCCCGACCACGCCATTCTCGCCGAAGAGTCGGGTCGACATGCGGCCGGCGAGGACTACATCTGGTACGTGGACCCGCTCGACGGCACGACCAACTACGCTCATGGCTTCCCGGCGTTCTGCGTGTCGATCGCCCTGCTGCACCGGGGCCGTGTCGAGGTCGCCGCCGTCCACGCGGTGGCCCTGGGCGAGCTGTTCACGGCGGCACGCGGCGAGGGCGCGTGGCGCAACGGTCGGCCCATCCGCGTGTCGCGCGTACCCGACATCGCCCGGTCGCTGGTCGCGACCGGATTTTCGCCGAGCGTGCGCGAGGACGGGCACAACATCGCGGAGTTCGTCGCCTTCCTGCACCGGGCCCAGGCGGTGCGCCGGCCGGGGTCGGCGGCGCTGGACCTGGCCTTCGTGGCCTGCGGCAGGCTGGACGGGTTCTGGGAGTATCGCCTGGCGCCGTGGGACGTGGCGGCGGGCAGCCTGCTGGTCACCGAGGCCGGGGGCGTCGTGACCCAGATCGACGGCACCGCTTTCGATCCGGCCGGCCGGGCCATCCTGGCCAGCAATGGCCTCGTGCACGAAGAGATGCGGCAAGTGCTCGCGACTACACCAAACCGCCACCCGCATACGGTATCGTAA